In Marivirga salinae, a single window of DNA contains:
- a CDS encoding DUF2452 domain-containing protein, with protein sequence MSEAGKKIDVDKIDLEKMKEGTSDKPGTIAFPHHSGSAIIKPTDRGKIKGRAVSAMHEQTDRQMTQLYEQMQLLAKQANDLKSRVEISERIYLAKINFEPLINHTYHMYEDAEGKDILSLIAPGEWGRSQNSMKYLASVKLLADHTWEVLEKAKDC encoded by the coding sequence ATGAGTGAAGCAGGCAAAAAAATAGATGTTGATAAAATTGATTTAGAAAAAATGAAGGAAGGCACTTCTGATAAGCCTGGAACTATTGCCTTTCCTCATCATTCTGGTAGTGCTATTATTAAACCCACTGATAGAGGTAAAATAAAGGGTCGTGCTGTTTCAGCTATGCATGAGCAAACTGATAGGCAAATGACTCAGCTATATGAGCAAATGCAATTATTAGCTAAACAAGCAAATGATCTAAAAAGCCGTGTTGAAATTTCAGAACGTATCTATCTAGCTAAAATCAATTTTGAACCACTTATTAATCATACCTATCATATGTATGAAGATGCTGAAGGAAAAGACATATTGTCCTTGATTGCACCCGGAGAATGGGGCAGAAGCCAAAATAGTATGAAGTATTTGGCTAGTGTTAAACTGCTGGCAGATCATACTTGGGAGGTTTTGGAGAAAGCCAAGGACTGCTAA
- a CDS encoding M20 family metallopeptidase, with product MTLRLFVLFVVLFSTSALAQNSSEPIKLPKSVSLNQSIDLLSAYIQRESVSGSEKEAAIFIEDYILTTDLNLKVFSDFSDNYNLAASLYPLNSGKPNIILQSHIDVVPVEDFDDWEHDPYSGHFDGEYIYGRGALDAKGLGIMQLKALEAFQQDYDTTDLPFNVTVLFLSAEETGGDKGARYLMKNFKEELNAAVILGEGGAGYQNVLKNKPDKVVFGVSIAEKQSLWLQLKINSNSAGHGAAPSKDYANIQLISSLNNLTNRKVLLLFNRSTRRMFRSLGRAEGGVRGFFIRNINWSILAPFVRKQIDREPFLSSLLTNTVTVTNIYNPPGPPNQVSNSATAVLDCRLVPGTSSKSFIRYIERKLDNDNIKVSVISESPEAQPSRLNKFYRALEDAIATSYPDAETIPFLFPATSDNSLFRSYDIPSYGLIPAVITERDINSIHSTNERISLDVLESGIGIYYNFLKEIQLKEPFSLFGINDDEESE from the coding sequence ATGACGCTAAGATTATTCGTGCTATTTGTTGTATTGTTTTCCACTTCAGCTTTAGCTCAAAATAGTAGCGAACCCATCAAATTACCTAAGTCTGTTTCTTTAAATCAATCCATTGATCTGCTTTCAGCATATATCCAAAGAGAGAGCGTATCTGGCAGTGAGAAAGAAGCAGCCATTTTTATAGAGGATTATATTTTAACCACAGATTTGAATCTAAAGGTTTTCTCTGATTTTTCAGATAATTATAATCTTGCTGCTTCACTATATCCCTTAAATTCAGGAAAGCCCAATATTATTTTACAAAGTCATATAGATGTTGTTCCAGTCGAAGATTTTGATGATTGGGAACACGATCCTTATAGTGGACATTTTGATGGAGAATACATTTATGGTAGAGGAGCTTTAGATGCTAAAGGATTAGGTATTATGCAATTGAAAGCCTTAGAAGCTTTTCAGCAGGATTATGATACTACAGACTTGCCTTTTAATGTAACAGTACTTTTTCTTTCTGCAGAAGAAACAGGTGGTGATAAAGGTGCAAGATACCTTATGAAGAATTTTAAAGAAGAACTTAATGCAGCAGTTATTCTAGGAGAAGGAGGAGCAGGTTATCAAAATGTTCTTAAAAACAAGCCTGATAAAGTGGTTTTTGGTGTTTCCATTGCTGAAAAGCAAAGTTTATGGTTGCAATTGAAGATTAATAGCAACTCTGCAGGCCATGGGGCTGCTCCTTCAAAAGACTATGCAAATATTCAATTAATTAGTAGTTTAAATAATCTTACCAACAGAAAAGTACTTTTACTTTTTAATAGAAGTACTAGAAGAATGTTCAGAAGCTTAGGAAGAGCTGAAGGAGGTGTCAGAGGCTTTTTTATTCGTAATATTAATTGGTCTATTTTAGCACCTTTCGTCCGAAAGCAAATTGACAGAGAACCTTTTCTATCCTCATTATTAACTAATACAGTGACGGTTACAAACATTTACAATCCACCCGGGCCACCTAATCAAGTCAGTAATTCTGCTACTGCAGTGTTGGATTGTCGTTTGGTGCCTGGGACATCGTCCAAGAGTTTTATTCGCTATATTGAAAGAAAACTAGATAATGATAATATTAAAGTAAGCGTAATTTCGGAAAGTCCTGAAGCTCAACCTTCACGTTTAAACAAATTTTATAGGGCTTTGGAGGATGCTATTGCTACCAGCTATCCTGATGCGGAAACAATACCGTTTTTATTTCCAGCAACTAGTGATAACAGTCTTTTTAGGTCTTATGATATTCCTTCCTACGGCCTTATTCCTGCTGTAATAACTGAGCGGGACATTAATAGTATTCATAGTACAAATGAAAGAATCAGCTTGGATGTGTTAGAATCAGGAATAGGCATTTATTATAACTTTCTAAAAGAAATCCAGTTAAAAGAACCGTTTTCCTTATTTGGAATTAATGATGATGAAGAATCTGAATAG
- a CDS encoding aspartate/glutamate racemase family protein, translating into MKTLGLIGGTSWHATVEYYSQINQKVGDVIGKQANPELIIYSINIELMREQNKEKIQAKYLEVSKKLQEVKAEGIIICANTPHMIYDYVQPKIDIPILHIGVATGRAAQDAGLKTLGLLGNKPTMTGKFIPSILENDFGIKIIIPEGEDLDQSHHYVSKELTQGTFSQEAKAFYLKQIKEMKSRGADGIILGCTELPLLLKDIKADLPMLATTDLHIEMAVNFILDH; encoded by the coding sequence ATGAAAACTTTAGGACTAATTGGAGGCACATCATGGCATGCTACAGTAGAGTATTATAGCCAAATTAATCAGAAAGTGGGGGATGTGATTGGTAAACAAGCCAATCCCGAACTGATTATTTATAGCATTAATATTGAATTAATGCGGGAGCAGAATAAGGAAAAGATCCAAGCTAAATATCTTGAAGTCAGTAAAAAGCTTCAAGAAGTCAAAGCAGAAGGTATTATAATTTGTGCCAATACTCCTCACATGATTTATGATTACGTACAGCCTAAAATTGATATTCCAATTTTACACATTGGTGTAGCTACAGGACGAGCAGCGCAGGATGCTGGGCTTAAGACTTTGGGATTATTGGGCAACAAACCCACTATGACGGGAAAATTTATTCCTTCAATTCTAGAAAATGATTTCGGAATAAAGATTATAATTCCGGAAGGGGAAGATTTAGATCAATCCCATCATTATGTTTCCAAAGAACTTACACAAGGCACATTTTCACAAGAGGCTAAAGCATTTTACCTCAAACAAATAAAGGAAATGAAAAGTAGAGGAGCGGACGGAATTATTCTAGGTTGTACGGAATTACCTTTGTTATTGAAAGATATTAAAGCTGATTTACCTATGTTGGCTACCACTGATTTGCATATTGAAATGGCTGTAAATTTTATTTTAGACCATTAA